A single window of Jaculus jaculus isolate mJacJac1 chromosome 14, mJacJac1.mat.Y.cur, whole genome shotgun sequence DNA harbors:
- the Creld1 gene encoding protein disulfide isomerase CRELD1 isoform X2 → MAPRRGPVPALLWGLSLFLGLPGPVWLQPSPPHSSPFTAPHPCHTCRALVDSFNKGLERTIRDNFGGGNTAWEEEKLSKYKDSETRLVEVLEGVCSKSDFECHRLLELSEELVESWWFHKQQEAPDLFQWLCSDSLKLCCPSGTFGPSCLPCPGGTEKPCGGYGHCEGEGTRGGSGHCDCQTGYGGEACGQCGLGYFEAERNSSHLVCSACFGPCARCSGPEESNCLQCKKGWALHHLKCIDIDECGTESASCGANQFCVNTEGSYECRDCAKACLGCMGAGPGRCKKCRPGYQQVGSKCLDVDECETTVCPGENEKCENTDGGYRCVCAEGYKQVEGICVKEHIPESEGFFSEVTEDEMVVLQQMFFGVIICALATLAAKGDLVFTAIFIGAVAAMTGYWLSERSDRVLEGFIKGR, encoded by the exons ATGGCCCCACGGAGGGGCCCGGTCCCAGCTCTGCTTTGGGGCTTGAGCCTGTTCCTGGGTCTCCCAGGGCCTGTCTggctccagccctctcctccccATTCTTCTCCCTTCACTGCCCCCCATCCATGTCATACCTGCAGGGCACTGGTCGACAGCTTCAACAAG GGCCTGGAGAGAACCATCCGGGACAACTTTGGTGGTGGAAACACTGCCTGGGAGGAAGAGAAGTTGTCCAAATACAAAGACAG TGAGACACGCCTGGTGGAGGTGTTGGAAGGTGTTTGCAGCAAGTCAGACTTTGAGTGCCATCGCCTACTGGAGCTGAGTGAGGAGCTGGTGGAAAGCTGGTGGTTTCACAA GCAGCAAGAAGCCCCAGACCTCTTCCAGTGGCTTTGCTCAGATTCCCTGAAGCTCTGCTGTCCCTCAGGCACTTTTGGGCCCTCCTGCCTAC CATGTCCTGGGGGCACAGAGAAGCCCTGCGGTGGCTACGGGCACTGTGAAGGGGAAGGGACTCGAGGGGGCAGTGGGCACTGTGACTGCCAAACCGGCTACGGGGGTGAGGCCTGCGGCCAGTGTGGCCTTGGCTACTTTGAGGCAGAGCGCAACAGCAGCCATCTGGTATGTTCGG CATGTTTTGGGCCCTGTGCCCGCTGCTCaggacctgaggaatcaaactgctTGCAGTGCAAGAAGGGCTGGGCCCTGCATCACCTCAAGTGTATAG ACATTGATGAGTGTGGAACAGAGAGCGCCAGTTGTGGAGCCAACCAGTTCTGCGTGAACACAGAAGGTTCCTACGAGTGCCGAG ACTGTgccaaggcctgcctgggttgTATGGGGGCAGGACCAGGCCGTTGCAAGAAATGCAGGCCAGGCTACCAGCAAGTGGGCTCCAAATGTCTTG ATGTGGATGAGTGTGAGACAACAGTGTGTCCAGGAGAGAACGAGAAGTGTGAAAACACTGATGGTGGTTACCGCTGTGTCTGTGCTGAGGGCTACAAACAGGTGGAGGGCATCTGTGTAAAGGAGCATATCCCAG AGTCAGAGGGCTTCTTCTCGGAGGTGACAGAAGATGAAATGGTGGTCCTGCAACAGATGTTCTTTGGCGTCATTATCTGTGCACTCGCAACACTTGCTGCTAAGGGTGATTTGGTGTTCACTGCCATTTTCATCGGGGCTGTGGCAGCCATGACTGGGTACTGGTTGTCCGAGCGCAGTGACCGTGTGCTGGAGGGCTTCATTAAGGGCAGATAA
- the Creld1 gene encoding protein disulfide isomerase CRELD1 isoform X1, with product MAPRRGPVPALLWGLSLFLGLPGPVWLQPSPPHSSPFTAPHPCHTCRALVDSFNKGLERTIRDNFGGGNTAWEEEKLSKYKDSETRLVEVLEGVCSKSDFECHRLLELSEELVESWWFHKQQEAPDLFQWLCSDSLKLCCPSGTFGPSCLPCPGGTEKPCGGYGHCEGEGTRGGSGHCDCQTGYGGEACGQCGLGYFEAERNSSHLVCSACFGPCARCSGPEESNCLQCKKGWALHHLKCIDIDECGTESASCGANQFCVNTEGSYECRDCAKACLGCMGAGPGRCKKCRPGYQQVGSKCLDVDECETTVCPGENEKCENTDGGYRCVCAEGYKQVEGICVKEHIPGWPHFPGRKRIRLGIKLLFLVLPSSSSAPPLQKKPDFPYRPPPCLKKFFSSFISLFSHLPIVTSPGNGPWNCCRPWVW from the exons ATGGCCCCACGGAGGGGCCCGGTCCCAGCTCTGCTTTGGGGCTTGAGCCTGTTCCTGGGTCTCCCAGGGCCTGTCTggctccagccctctcctccccATTCTTCTCCCTTCACTGCCCCCCATCCATGTCATACCTGCAGGGCACTGGTCGACAGCTTCAACAAG GGCCTGGAGAGAACCATCCGGGACAACTTTGGTGGTGGAAACACTGCCTGGGAGGAAGAGAAGTTGTCCAAATACAAAGACAG TGAGACACGCCTGGTGGAGGTGTTGGAAGGTGTTTGCAGCAAGTCAGACTTTGAGTGCCATCGCCTACTGGAGCTGAGTGAGGAGCTGGTGGAAAGCTGGTGGTTTCACAA GCAGCAAGAAGCCCCAGACCTCTTCCAGTGGCTTTGCTCAGATTCCCTGAAGCTCTGCTGTCCCTCAGGCACTTTTGGGCCCTCCTGCCTAC CATGTCCTGGGGGCACAGAGAAGCCCTGCGGTGGCTACGGGCACTGTGAAGGGGAAGGGACTCGAGGGGGCAGTGGGCACTGTGACTGCCAAACCGGCTACGGGGGTGAGGCCTGCGGCCAGTGTGGCCTTGGCTACTTTGAGGCAGAGCGCAACAGCAGCCATCTGGTATGTTCGG CATGTTTTGGGCCCTGTGCCCGCTGCTCaggacctgaggaatcaaactgctTGCAGTGCAAGAAGGGCTGGGCCCTGCATCACCTCAAGTGTATAG ACATTGATGAGTGTGGAACAGAGAGCGCCAGTTGTGGAGCCAACCAGTTCTGCGTGAACACAGAAGGTTCCTACGAGTGCCGAG ACTGTgccaaggcctgcctgggttgTATGGGGGCAGGACCAGGCCGTTGCAAGAAATGCAGGCCAGGCTACCAGCAAGTGGGCTCCAAATGTCTTG ATGTGGATGAGTGTGAGACAACAGTGTGTCCAGGAGAGAACGAGAAGTGTGAAAACACTGATGGTGGTTACCGCTGTGTCTGTGCTGAGGGCTACAAACAGGTGGAGGGCATCTGTGTAAAGGAGCATATCCCAG GTTGGCCTCACTTCCCAGGTAGAAAGAGAATCAGACTGGGCATCAAACTGCTCTTCcttgtccttccttcttcctcatccgccccccccctccaaaaaaagccTGACTTCCCCTACCGGCCACctccctgtttaaaaaaatttttttcttccttcataaGTCTGTTTTCTCATCTGCCCATTGTAACCAGTCCTGGTAATGGACCATGGAACTGTTGTAGGCCCTGGGTGTGGTGA
- the Il17rc gene encoding interleukin-17 receptor C isoform X4, which produces MPVPWFLLSLALGRSPVVISLERLVGPQDTARCSPDLSCHLWDGDMLCLPGNILSAPGPVLVPTLLQTELVLRCRQQTDCDLCVRVTVHLAVHGHWVQPKDEIKSASEFEDPRNASLQAQVVISFQAYPTARCALLEVQVPATLVQPGQSVGSVVFDCFEAGLGAEVRIWSYTQPRYQKELNLTQQLPDCRGLEVRDSIQSCWVLPWLNVSADGDNVCLVLDVPERKHFGLLLYWDQVQGPLKPWWHRNLLWPLEPDSVRTNFCPFQKDPRAHRNLWHAARLQLLPSRSWRLSAPCSLSAEVTLCWQASDQSPCLAVPLLPRENVTVNKVHKFPLLDGHPNMCVQVSSREKVQLQVCLWSDSLGPFKNDMLLVESRGLQNDTSLCALGPSGCTPLPSKTSMRAAHLGEQLLQDLQSGQCLKLWDDDLGALWACPMEKYIHKRWALVWLACLLLGAALFFFLLLRKDRVKAAAQLRVALLLHATEGAGFERLVAALASALSHLPLRVAVDLWSRRELSAQGALAWFHAQRRQTLQEGGVVVLLFSPGAVALCQQWLQDAASASEQAPGPHDAFAASLSCVLPDFLQGRAPGRYLGVCFDGLLHPDDVPAPFRAAPVFSLPSQLPGFLSALQEPGATPPGRLQERAEQVCRALQPALDRYFPPGGRDAGPDLGPGPGLE; this is translated from the exons ATGCCTGTGCCCTGGTTCCTGCTGTCCTTGGCACTGGGCCGAAGCCCCGTGGTCATCTCTCTGGAGAGGCTTGTGGGGCCTCAGGACACTGCACGCTGTTCTCCT GACCTCTCCTGCCACCTCTGGG ATGGTGATATGCTCTGCCTGCCTGGGAATATCTTGTCTGCCCCAGGCCCTGTGCTGGTGCCTACGCTCCTACAGACAGAACTGGTGTTGAGGTGTCGACAGCAGACCGACTGTGATCTCTGTGTTCGTGTTACTGTTCACTTGGCTGTGCATG GGCACTGGGTACAGCCTAAAGATGAGATAAAATCTGCTTCAGAGTTCGAGGATCCTAGGAACG cttctctccaggcccaggtCGTGATCTCCTTCCAGGCCTACCCCACTGCCCGCTGCGCCCTGCTGGAGGTACAAGTGCCTGCTACTCTGGTGCAGCCTGGTCAATCTGTG GGCTCTGTAGTATTTGACTGCTTCGAAGCTGGTCTGGGGGCTGAGGTGAGAATCTGGTCCTACACACAGCCCAGGTACCAGAAGGAACTCAACCTCACCCAGCAGCTACCTG attgcAGGGGTCTCGAAGTCCGGGACAGCATCCAGAGCTGCTGGG TCCTGCCATGGCTCAACGTGTCTGCAGATGGTGACAATGTGTGTCTGGTGCTGGATGTCCCTGAGAGGAAGCACTTTGGCCTCTTGCTGTATTGGGATCAGGTCCAGGGTCCCCTCAAACCCTGGTGGCACAGAAACCTG TTGTGGCCCCTGGAGCCTGACTCTGTCAGGACCAACTTCTGCCCCTTCCAGAAAG ATCCCCGTGCACACAGGAACCTCTGGCATGCAGCCAGGCTGCAGCTGCTACCCTCACGGAGCTGGAGGCTGAGTGCACCATGTTCTTTGTCTGCTGAGGTGACTCTGTGTTGGCAGGCATCCGACCAGAGTCCCTGCCTGGCAGTCCCATTGCTGCCACGGGAGAATGTCACTGTGAAT AAGGTCCACAAGTTCCCATTGCTGGATGGTCACCCCAACATGTGTGTCCAG GTGAGCAGTAGGGAGAAGGTGCAGCTGCAAGTGTGCTTGTGGTCTG ACTCCCTGGGACCCTTCAAGAATGATATGCTGCTGGTGGAGTCAAGAGGCTTGCAGAACGACACATCACTCTGTGCCTTGGGACCCAGTGGCTGTACTCCACTGCCCAGCAAGACTTCCATG AGAGCAGCTCACCTTGGAGAACAGCTGCTGCAAGACCTTCAGTCAGGACAGTGTCTGAAG CTGTGGGATGACGACCTGGGAGCACTATGGGCCTGCCCCATGGAGAAGT ATATCCACAAGCGCTGGGCCCTGGTCTGGCTGGCCTGCCTACTCTTGGGCGCTgcactttttttcttcctcctcctccggaAGGACCGCGTGAAAG CGGCCGCACAACTTCGTGTGGCTCTGCTCCTGCACGCCACCGAAGGCGCGGGCTTCGAGCGTCTGGTGGCCGCTCTGGCGTCGGCCCTGAGCCACCTGCCGCTGCGCGTAGCCGTGGACCTATGGAGCCGTCGCGAGCTGAGCGCGCAGGGGGCCCTGGCCTGGTTCCACGCACAGCGGCGCCAGACCCTGCAGGAGGGCGGCGTGGTGGTCCTGCTCTTCTCGCCCGGGGCCGTGGCCCTATGTCAGCAGTGGCTGCAGGACGCGGCGTCGGCGTCCGAGCAGGCGCCGGGCCCACACGACGCCTTCGCCGCTTCGCTCAGCTGCGTGCTGCCCGACTTCCTGCAAGGTCGGGCGCCGGGTCGCTACCTCGGGGTGTGCTTCGATGGACTGCTGCATCCGGACGACGTGCCCGCCCCTTTCCGCGCCGCGCCAGTCTTCTCCTTACCCTCGCAGTTGCCGGGCTTCCTGAGCGCCCTGCAGGAGCCCGGCGCCACGCCCCCGGGGCGACTCCAGGAGAGGGCGGAGCAAGTGTGCCGGGCCCTTCAGCCCGCCCTGGACCGCTACTTCCCGCCCGGGGGGCGGGATGCGGGCCCTGACCTGGGACCGGGGCCTGGGCTTGAATAA
- the Il17rc gene encoding interleukin-17 receptor C isoform X2 → MPVPWFLLSLALGRSPVVISLERLVGPQDTARCSPDLSCHLWDGDMLCLPGNILSAPGPVLVPTLLQTELVLRCRQQTDCDLCVRVTVHLAVHGHWVQPKDEIKSASEFEDPRNASLQAQVVISFQAYPTARCALLEVQVPATLVQPGQSVGSVVFDCFEAGLGAEVRIWSYTQPRYQKELNLTQQLPVLPWLNVSADGDNVCLVLDVPERKHFGLLLYWDQVQGPLKPWWHRNLTGPQTITLNHTDLVPCLCIQLWPLEPDSVRTNFCPFQKDPRAHRNLWHAARLQLLPSRSWRLSAPCSLSAEVTLCWQASDQSPCLAVPLLPRENVTVNKVHKFPLLDGHPNMCVQVSSREKVQLQVCLWSDSLGPFKNDMLLVESRGLQNDTSLCALGPSGCTPLPSKTSMRAAHLGEQLLQDLQSGQCLKLWDDDLGALWACPMEKYIHKRWALVWLACLLLGAALFFFLLLRKDRVKAAAQLRVALLLHATEGAGFERLVAALASALSHLPLRVAVDLWSRRELSAQGALAWFHAQRRQTLQEGGVVVLLFSPGAVALCQQWLQDAASASEQAPGPHDAFAASLSCVLPDFLQGRAPGRYLGVCFDGLLHPDDVPAPFRAAPVFSLPSQLPGFLSALQEPGATPPGRLQERAEQVCRALQPALDRYFPPGGRDAGPDLGPGPGLE, encoded by the exons ATGCCTGTGCCCTGGTTCCTGCTGTCCTTGGCACTGGGCCGAAGCCCCGTGGTCATCTCTCTGGAGAGGCTTGTGGGGCCTCAGGACACTGCACGCTGTTCTCCT GACCTCTCCTGCCACCTCTGGG ATGGTGATATGCTCTGCCTGCCTGGGAATATCTTGTCTGCCCCAGGCCCTGTGCTGGTGCCTACGCTCCTACAGACAGAACTGGTGTTGAGGTGTCGACAGCAGACCGACTGTGATCTCTGTGTTCGTGTTACTGTTCACTTGGCTGTGCATG GGCACTGGGTACAGCCTAAAGATGAGATAAAATCTGCTTCAGAGTTCGAGGATCCTAGGAACG cttctctccaggcccaggtCGTGATCTCCTTCCAGGCCTACCCCACTGCCCGCTGCGCCCTGCTGGAGGTACAAGTGCCTGCTACTCTGGTGCAGCCTGGTCAATCTGTG GGCTCTGTAGTATTTGACTGCTTCGAAGCTGGTCTGGGGGCTGAGGTGAGAATCTGGTCCTACACACAGCCCAGGTACCAGAAGGAACTCAACCTCACCCAGCAGCTACCTG TCCTGCCATGGCTCAACGTGTCTGCAGATGGTGACAATGTGTGTCTGGTGCTGGATGTCCCTGAGAGGAAGCACTTTGGCCTCTTGCTGTATTGGGATCAGGTCCAGGGTCCCCTCAAACCCTGGTGGCACAGAAACCTG ACTGGGCCGCAGACCATTACTCTGAACCATACAGACCTGGTTCCCTGCCTCTGCATTCAG TTGTGGCCCCTGGAGCCTGACTCTGTCAGGACCAACTTCTGCCCCTTCCAGAAAG ATCCCCGTGCACACAGGAACCTCTGGCATGCAGCCAGGCTGCAGCTGCTACCCTCACGGAGCTGGAGGCTGAGTGCACCATGTTCTTTGTCTGCTGAGGTGACTCTGTGTTGGCAGGCATCCGACCAGAGTCCCTGCCTGGCAGTCCCATTGCTGCCACGGGAGAATGTCACTGTGAAT AAGGTCCACAAGTTCCCATTGCTGGATGGTCACCCCAACATGTGTGTCCAG GTGAGCAGTAGGGAGAAGGTGCAGCTGCAAGTGTGCTTGTGGTCTG ACTCCCTGGGACCCTTCAAGAATGATATGCTGCTGGTGGAGTCAAGAGGCTTGCAGAACGACACATCACTCTGTGCCTTGGGACCCAGTGGCTGTACTCCACTGCCCAGCAAGACTTCCATG AGAGCAGCTCACCTTGGAGAACAGCTGCTGCAAGACCTTCAGTCAGGACAGTGTCTGAAG CTGTGGGATGACGACCTGGGAGCACTATGGGCCTGCCCCATGGAGAAGT ATATCCACAAGCGCTGGGCCCTGGTCTGGCTGGCCTGCCTACTCTTGGGCGCTgcactttttttcttcctcctcctccggaAGGACCGCGTGAAAG CGGCCGCACAACTTCGTGTGGCTCTGCTCCTGCACGCCACCGAAGGCGCGGGCTTCGAGCGTCTGGTGGCCGCTCTGGCGTCGGCCCTGAGCCACCTGCCGCTGCGCGTAGCCGTGGACCTATGGAGCCGTCGCGAGCTGAGCGCGCAGGGGGCCCTGGCCTGGTTCCACGCACAGCGGCGCCAGACCCTGCAGGAGGGCGGCGTGGTGGTCCTGCTCTTCTCGCCCGGGGCCGTGGCCCTATGTCAGCAGTGGCTGCAGGACGCGGCGTCGGCGTCCGAGCAGGCGCCGGGCCCACACGACGCCTTCGCCGCTTCGCTCAGCTGCGTGCTGCCCGACTTCCTGCAAGGTCGGGCGCCGGGTCGCTACCTCGGGGTGTGCTTCGATGGACTGCTGCATCCGGACGACGTGCCCGCCCCTTTCCGCGCCGCGCCAGTCTTCTCCTTACCCTCGCAGTTGCCGGGCTTCCTGAGCGCCCTGCAGGAGCCCGGCGCCACGCCCCCGGGGCGACTCCAGGAGAGGGCGGAGCAAGTGTGCCGGGCCCTTCAGCCCGCCCTGGACCGCTACTTCCCGCCCGGGGGGCGGGATGCGGGCCCTGACCTGGGACCGGGGCCTGGGCTTGAATAA
- the Il17rc gene encoding interleukin-17 receptor C isoform X3: MPVPWFLLSLALGRSPVVISLERLVGPQDTARCSPDLSCHLWGPVLVPTLLQTELVLRCRQQTDCDLCVRVTVHLAVHGHWVQPKDEIKSASEFEDPRNASLQAQVVISFQAYPTARCALLEVQVPATLVQPGQSVGSVVFDCFEAGLGAEVRIWSYTQPRYQKELNLTQQLPDCRGLEVRDSIQSCWVLPWLNVSADGDNVCLVLDVPERKHFGLLLYWDQVQGPLKPWWHRNLTGPQTITLNHTDLVPCLCIQLWPLEPDSVRTNFCPFQKDPRAHRNLWHAARLQLLPSRSWRLSAPCSLSAEVTLCWQASDQSPCLAVPLLPRENVTVNKVHKFPLLDGHPNMCVQVSSREKVQLQVCLWSDSLGPFKNDMLLVESRGLQNDTSLCALGPSGCTPLPSKTSMRAAHLGEQLLQDLQSGQCLKLWDDDLGALWACPMEKYIHKRWALVWLACLLLGAALFFFLLLRKDRVKAAAQLRVALLLHATEGAGFERLVAALASALSHLPLRVAVDLWSRRELSAQGALAWFHAQRRQTLQEGGVVVLLFSPGAVALCQQWLQDAASASEQAPGPHDAFAASLSCVLPDFLQGRAPGRYLGVCFDGLLHPDDVPAPFRAAPVFSLPSQLPGFLSALQEPGATPPGRLQERAEQVCRALQPALDRYFPPGGRDAGPDLGPGPGLE, from the exons ATGCCTGTGCCCTGGTTCCTGCTGTCCTTGGCACTGGGCCGAAGCCCCGTGGTCATCTCTCTGGAGAGGCTTGTGGGGCCTCAGGACACTGCACGCTGTTCTCCT GACCTCTCCTGCCACCTCTGGG GCCCTGTGCTGGTGCCTACGCTCCTACAGACAGAACTGGTGTTGAGGTGTCGACAGCAGACCGACTGTGATCTCTGTGTTCGTGTTACTGTTCACTTGGCTGTGCATG GGCACTGGGTACAGCCTAAAGATGAGATAAAATCTGCTTCAGAGTTCGAGGATCCTAGGAACG cttctctccaggcccaggtCGTGATCTCCTTCCAGGCCTACCCCACTGCCCGCTGCGCCCTGCTGGAGGTACAAGTGCCTGCTACTCTGGTGCAGCCTGGTCAATCTGTG GGCTCTGTAGTATTTGACTGCTTCGAAGCTGGTCTGGGGGCTGAGGTGAGAATCTGGTCCTACACACAGCCCAGGTACCAGAAGGAACTCAACCTCACCCAGCAGCTACCTG attgcAGGGGTCTCGAAGTCCGGGACAGCATCCAGAGCTGCTGGG TCCTGCCATGGCTCAACGTGTCTGCAGATGGTGACAATGTGTGTCTGGTGCTGGATGTCCCTGAGAGGAAGCACTTTGGCCTCTTGCTGTATTGGGATCAGGTCCAGGGTCCCCTCAAACCCTGGTGGCACAGAAACCTG ACTGGGCCGCAGACCATTACTCTGAACCATACAGACCTGGTTCCCTGCCTCTGCATTCAG TTGTGGCCCCTGGAGCCTGACTCTGTCAGGACCAACTTCTGCCCCTTCCAGAAAG ATCCCCGTGCACACAGGAACCTCTGGCATGCAGCCAGGCTGCAGCTGCTACCCTCACGGAGCTGGAGGCTGAGTGCACCATGTTCTTTGTCTGCTGAGGTGACTCTGTGTTGGCAGGCATCCGACCAGAGTCCCTGCCTGGCAGTCCCATTGCTGCCACGGGAGAATGTCACTGTGAAT AAGGTCCACAAGTTCCCATTGCTGGATGGTCACCCCAACATGTGTGTCCAG GTGAGCAGTAGGGAGAAGGTGCAGCTGCAAGTGTGCTTGTGGTCTG ACTCCCTGGGACCCTTCAAGAATGATATGCTGCTGGTGGAGTCAAGAGGCTTGCAGAACGACACATCACTCTGTGCCTTGGGACCCAGTGGCTGTACTCCACTGCCCAGCAAGACTTCCATG AGAGCAGCTCACCTTGGAGAACAGCTGCTGCAAGACCTTCAGTCAGGACAGTGTCTGAAG CTGTGGGATGACGACCTGGGAGCACTATGGGCCTGCCCCATGGAGAAGT ATATCCACAAGCGCTGGGCCCTGGTCTGGCTGGCCTGCCTACTCTTGGGCGCTgcactttttttcttcctcctcctccggaAGGACCGCGTGAAAG CGGCCGCACAACTTCGTGTGGCTCTGCTCCTGCACGCCACCGAAGGCGCGGGCTTCGAGCGTCTGGTGGCCGCTCTGGCGTCGGCCCTGAGCCACCTGCCGCTGCGCGTAGCCGTGGACCTATGGAGCCGTCGCGAGCTGAGCGCGCAGGGGGCCCTGGCCTGGTTCCACGCACAGCGGCGCCAGACCCTGCAGGAGGGCGGCGTGGTGGTCCTGCTCTTCTCGCCCGGGGCCGTGGCCCTATGTCAGCAGTGGCTGCAGGACGCGGCGTCGGCGTCCGAGCAGGCGCCGGGCCCACACGACGCCTTCGCCGCTTCGCTCAGCTGCGTGCTGCCCGACTTCCTGCAAGGTCGGGCGCCGGGTCGCTACCTCGGGGTGTGCTTCGATGGACTGCTGCATCCGGACGACGTGCCCGCCCCTTTCCGCGCCGCGCCAGTCTTCTCCTTACCCTCGCAGTTGCCGGGCTTCCTGAGCGCCCTGCAGGAGCCCGGCGCCACGCCCCCGGGGCGACTCCAGGAGAGGGCGGAGCAAGTGTGCCGGGCCCTTCAGCCCGCCCTGGACCGCTACTTCCCGCCCGGGGGGCGGGATGCGGGCCCTGACCTGGGACCGGGGCCTGGGCTTGAATAA
- the Il17rc gene encoding interleukin-17 receptor C isoform X1 produces the protein MPVPWFLLSLALGRSPVVISLERLVGPQDTARCSPDLSCHLWDGDMLCLPGNILSAPGPVLVPTLLQTELVLRCRQQTDCDLCVRVTVHLAVHGHWVQPKDEIKSASEFEDPRNASLQAQVVISFQAYPTARCALLEVQVPATLVQPGQSVGSVVFDCFEAGLGAEVRIWSYTQPRYQKELNLTQQLPDCRGLEVRDSIQSCWVLPWLNVSADGDNVCLVLDVPERKHFGLLLYWDQVQGPLKPWWHRNLTGPQTITLNHTDLVPCLCIQLWPLEPDSVRTNFCPFQKDPRAHRNLWHAARLQLLPSRSWRLSAPCSLSAEVTLCWQASDQSPCLAVPLLPRENVTVNKVHKFPLLDGHPNMCVQVSSREKVQLQVCLWSDSLGPFKNDMLLVESRGLQNDTSLCALGPSGCTPLPSKTSMRAAHLGEQLLQDLQSGQCLKLWDDDLGALWACPMEKYIHKRWALVWLACLLLGAALFFFLLLRKDRVKAAAQLRVALLLHATEGAGFERLVAALASALSHLPLRVAVDLWSRRELSAQGALAWFHAQRRQTLQEGGVVVLLFSPGAVALCQQWLQDAASASEQAPGPHDAFAASLSCVLPDFLQGRAPGRYLGVCFDGLLHPDDVPAPFRAAPVFSLPSQLPGFLSALQEPGATPPGRLQERAEQVCRALQPALDRYFPPGGRDAGPDLGPGPGLE, from the exons ATGCCTGTGCCCTGGTTCCTGCTGTCCTTGGCACTGGGCCGAAGCCCCGTGGTCATCTCTCTGGAGAGGCTTGTGGGGCCTCAGGACACTGCACGCTGTTCTCCT GACCTCTCCTGCCACCTCTGGG ATGGTGATATGCTCTGCCTGCCTGGGAATATCTTGTCTGCCCCAGGCCCTGTGCTGGTGCCTACGCTCCTACAGACAGAACTGGTGTTGAGGTGTCGACAGCAGACCGACTGTGATCTCTGTGTTCGTGTTACTGTTCACTTGGCTGTGCATG GGCACTGGGTACAGCCTAAAGATGAGATAAAATCTGCTTCAGAGTTCGAGGATCCTAGGAACG cttctctccaggcccaggtCGTGATCTCCTTCCAGGCCTACCCCACTGCCCGCTGCGCCCTGCTGGAGGTACAAGTGCCTGCTACTCTGGTGCAGCCTGGTCAATCTGTG GGCTCTGTAGTATTTGACTGCTTCGAAGCTGGTCTGGGGGCTGAGGTGAGAATCTGGTCCTACACACAGCCCAGGTACCAGAAGGAACTCAACCTCACCCAGCAGCTACCTG attgcAGGGGTCTCGAAGTCCGGGACAGCATCCAGAGCTGCTGGG TCCTGCCATGGCTCAACGTGTCTGCAGATGGTGACAATGTGTGTCTGGTGCTGGATGTCCCTGAGAGGAAGCACTTTGGCCTCTTGCTGTATTGGGATCAGGTCCAGGGTCCCCTCAAACCCTGGTGGCACAGAAACCTG ACTGGGCCGCAGACCATTACTCTGAACCATACAGACCTGGTTCCCTGCCTCTGCATTCAG TTGTGGCCCCTGGAGCCTGACTCTGTCAGGACCAACTTCTGCCCCTTCCAGAAAG ATCCCCGTGCACACAGGAACCTCTGGCATGCAGCCAGGCTGCAGCTGCTACCCTCACGGAGCTGGAGGCTGAGTGCACCATGTTCTTTGTCTGCTGAGGTGACTCTGTGTTGGCAGGCATCCGACCAGAGTCCCTGCCTGGCAGTCCCATTGCTGCCACGGGAGAATGTCACTGTGAAT AAGGTCCACAAGTTCCCATTGCTGGATGGTCACCCCAACATGTGTGTCCAG GTGAGCAGTAGGGAGAAGGTGCAGCTGCAAGTGTGCTTGTGGTCTG ACTCCCTGGGACCCTTCAAGAATGATATGCTGCTGGTGGAGTCAAGAGGCTTGCAGAACGACACATCACTCTGTGCCTTGGGACCCAGTGGCTGTACTCCACTGCCCAGCAAGACTTCCATG AGAGCAGCTCACCTTGGAGAACAGCTGCTGCAAGACCTTCAGTCAGGACAGTGTCTGAAG CTGTGGGATGACGACCTGGGAGCACTATGGGCCTGCCCCATGGAGAAGT ATATCCACAAGCGCTGGGCCCTGGTCTGGCTGGCCTGCCTACTCTTGGGCGCTgcactttttttcttcctcctcctccggaAGGACCGCGTGAAAG CGGCCGCACAACTTCGTGTGGCTCTGCTCCTGCACGCCACCGAAGGCGCGGGCTTCGAGCGTCTGGTGGCCGCTCTGGCGTCGGCCCTGAGCCACCTGCCGCTGCGCGTAGCCGTGGACCTATGGAGCCGTCGCGAGCTGAGCGCGCAGGGGGCCCTGGCCTGGTTCCACGCACAGCGGCGCCAGACCCTGCAGGAGGGCGGCGTGGTGGTCCTGCTCTTCTCGCCCGGGGCCGTGGCCCTATGTCAGCAGTGGCTGCAGGACGCGGCGTCGGCGTCCGAGCAGGCGCCGGGCCCACACGACGCCTTCGCCGCTTCGCTCAGCTGCGTGCTGCCCGACTTCCTGCAAGGTCGGGCGCCGGGTCGCTACCTCGGGGTGTGCTTCGATGGACTGCTGCATCCGGACGACGTGCCCGCCCCTTTCCGCGCCGCGCCAGTCTTCTCCTTACCCTCGCAGTTGCCGGGCTTCCTGAGCGCCCTGCAGGAGCCCGGCGCCACGCCCCCGGGGCGACTCCAGGAGAGGGCGGAGCAAGTGTGCCGGGCCCTTCAGCCCGCCCTGGACCGCTACTTCCCGCCCGGGGGGCGGGATGCGGGCCCTGACCTGGGACCGGGGCCTGGGCTTGAATAA